The following are encoded together in the Methanomicrobia archaeon genome:
- a CDS encoding DUF3303 domain-containing protein, which translates to MLFMDIWTWEPEKRDEMGKRWSEWKCPEGMTVHGAWLDLSGNRYFVLYEVEDPQVLQAANNSWTDVAKVESVPVMDAENVLKIPRVRLDVR; encoded by the coding sequence ATGTTGTTTATGGATATATGGACCTGGGAACCAGAAAAGAGGGATGAAATGGGGAAACGATGGTCAGAGTGGAAATGTCCTGAAGGGATGACTGTTCATGGCGCGTGGTTAGATCTCTCCGGAAATCGATACTTCGTTCTTTACGAGGTGGAAGATCCACAAGTTCTTCAGGCAGCCAACAACTCCTGGACGGACGTCGCTAAGGTTGAGTCTGTACCGGTGATGGACGCTGAGAACGTACTAAAAATCCCGCGCGTGCGTCTGGATGTACGGTGA